One region of Dysidea avara chromosome 1, odDysAvar1.4, whole genome shotgun sequence genomic DNA includes:
- the LOC136259062 gene encoding uncharacterized protein: MNNQSLISYGRGGMLLLFTISLIIVVLYCIYIENDPSVLDEKQHTVIRKQQPPAKLDWLTNSNGIYCQWSSNSSTKYTEMEIQQLQILWDLMDIYKDFHRAGVEHLRNGNSRKVRTLTWHCGDDCAGLGFRFKGIIVNLFLAIFSDRVLLLKWDKVSLENTHLLPNMIDWQYHDYSLAGSSVNLGTYIIKYANVQDNYEKKWINVIAGDTMHLQMLYNRDKHLNEMLSGIFSIKSDNYVRLKKKLLTHRIRLDLAQLSSFKFLFTVGTQIQWLASDVLNKLNLQEKPYVALHLRTGGFDGNVIESKSRFANSLRKWKHATECAIQQVNNLIGPDGVVVLLSDNKEAKKMLSNEYHQVKVLDNQIVHVDKTAHLTNSSMLDTWQDVLIMAEASLVVHGHSSFPEVAFAFCGIPLSRTICYEHDKCHYCDL; this comes from the coding sequence ATGAATAATCAGTCACTTATCAGTTACGGTAGAGGAGGAATGTTATTACTATTTACAATTTCACTGATAATAGTAGTACTCTATTGTATTTATATTGAGAATGATCCTTCAGTATTAGATGAAAAACAACATACTGTCATCAGAAAACAGCAGCCTCCAGCAAAACTTGACTGGCTGACAAATTCAAATGGCATATATTGTCAGTGGTCGTCAAATAGTTCAACAAAGTATACTGAAATGGAAATACAGCAGTTGCAAATACTATGGGATTTGATGGATATTTATAAAGATTTTCATAGAGCAGGTGTTGAGCATTTGCGTAATGGAAATAGTAGAAAAGTTCGAACACTCACATGGCACTGCGGTGATGATTGTGCTGGTTTGGGATTTCGTTTCAAAGGAATTATAGTAAATCTGTTTTTAGCAATCTTCAGTGATAGGGTATTGTTATTGAAATGGGACAAAGTTTCACTAGAAAATACCCACCTATTACCAAACATGATAGACTGGCAGTATCATGATTATTCATTGGCTGGGTCTTCTGTTAACCTTGGAACTTATATAATTAAGTATGCAAATGTGCAGGATAACTATGAGAAAAAGTGGATTAATGTCATTGCTGGAGATACAATGCATCTACAAATGTTGTACAACAGAGATAAACATTTAAATGAAATGCTGTCAGGGATTTTTTCCATTAAGAGTGACAATTATGTAAGATTAAAGAAAAAGCTTTTAACCCATAGAATCCGATTGGATTTGGCTCAACTTTCATCTTTTAAATTTTTGTTCACAGTCGGTACACAAATACAATGGCTTGCAAGTGATGTTCTGAACAAGCTCAATTTACAAGAAAAACCATATGTTGCTTTACATTTAAGAACAGGAGGGTTTGATGGCAATGTTATTGAAAGTAAAAGTAGATTTGCAAACTCTTTGCGTAAGTGGAAACATGCAACAGAATGTGCCATACAACAAGTTAACAACCTTATTGGACCAGATGGTGTAGTGGTTCTATTATCAGACAATAAAGAAGCAAAGAAAATGTTATCAAATGAGTACCACCAAGTGAAGGTACTAGATAATCAGATAGTACATGTAGATAAGACAGCTCATCTAACTAACAGCAGCATGCTTGATACATGGCAAGATGTTCTTATAATGGCAGAAGCTTCTCTTGTTGTACATGGTCATTCTTCCTTTCCAGAAGTAGCATTTGCTTTTTGTGGAATACCACTTTCTAGAACTATTTGTTATGAACATGATAAATGTCACTATTGTGATTTATAG